Within Micromonospora parathelypteridis, the genomic segment GAAAGGGGGTCTGGCGCCATCCTGGCGGCGACTCGTCAGGGGAGCGCCACGGCAGAAAAGTCGGGCAACTCGCCGGAGAGGGCGTTACTCGGCCGGGGTCTGAATCGATAGGGCAGGTTGCGAGGCTGGACGGCTCGAGTGGCCGGCCGGGGGTGTCGGGAGGGCGACTCCATTATCAAGTTTGGCTTGACGGCGCACGCATTACACGCGTGTAATTTGAATGGGGTTGTTCGCACGGAACGCAACAAAACGGGACCGGACGGACAAGCACGCCTTTCGCGTGGGGGGTTGCAGCGGCGATGACGCCGGTGCGCGACAAGGAGGCATTTGATGGACGGCCAGCTTGAGGTGGCCGACCTGCTCGGAAACGCGCCGGAGTGGCAGGAGCGAGCTTTGTGCTCGCAGACCGACCCCGAAGCGTTCTTTCCCGAGAAGGGCGGCTCGACCCGCGAGGCGAAGCGGATCTGTTCGCGCTGCGAGGTCAAGACTGAATGCCTCGAATACGCTCTGGGTCACGACGAGCGGTTCGGCATCTGGGGTGGGCTCTCCGAGCGGGAGCGGCGCAAGTTGAAGCGGCGGGCTGCCTGAGCGGTGCGAGGTCGGGGCGGTGGGGGCCGCCCGACTCACCCGCGCGGGGCTTGGCTCAGGCGAGCTCGTCGGGATCGACCCCGAGGAGGTTCGCCACCTGTTCGATGATCACGTCATGCACGAGGTCGGCGAGGTCCTCACGATCCATCGCCCGGAACTCCAGGGGCCGTCGGTACAGCACGATCCGCGGCGGCACCTCCTGGCGGCCGGGACGGCCGGGCAGCAGCCGGGCCAGCGGGACCTCGCCGTCCTCCAACACGTCGGAGTCGTAGACGTTCAGATCCGGCGGGACATCTTCGACGGCGAACTCGACCCCGGCCAACTCCTTGGCGAACCGACGCTCCAGCGTCTCGACGGTGTCCAGGACCAGGTCGTCGAAGACCTCGGCCTTGGTCCGCGCCAGCGGCACGGTGGCCGGCACCAGCCGTCCGCGCAGGCCGCGACCGTGCCGGTCACGATGCGCGCGCCGGCCAGGGCCGGGGCGGCGGTGTTCCGGGCTCGTCATGAGGCAAAGGGTAGCGCCCGCGCCGGGCTGGTCAGCGGCAGCGCCGCTCACGTGGCGCGGCGAGCCCAGGACGGCGAACTGTGATCACCACAACGGGCGTGTCGCAACGCGAACCGATGCGCCGGACCCGGTAATGGAGATACCCTGCCGCCGTGAGGTCACCACGGCGCTGCTCCCGTAACGGCTGCCCCCGGCAAGCGGTCGCCACATTGACCTATGTCTACAACGAGTCGACAGCGGTGGTGGGGCCGCTGGCCGCGTTCGCCGAGCCGCACACGTACGACCTGTGTGAGCCGCACGCCCGTAGCCTCACCGCACCCCGTGGTTGGGACGTGGTCCGGCACGAGGGCGAGTTCGAGCCGCCGCCGCCCACCACCGACGACCTGGTCGCGCTGGCCGAGGCGGTACGCGAAGCCGCCCGCCCAGCCCCACGTCCCCCGGACCCCGACCAGGGTCACCACGAGAACCCCCACCAAACCGGCCGCCGAGGCCACCTCCGAGTAATCCCCCCCAACCACTAACAAGCACACCGCACCGCGCCGGCTCGGGCTGTCTCGCGCCCTCTCGGGCGGCCTCGCGGCGTTGATCAACGCCGGATCGCCGATGTTGTGGTGTCGAGGCGTGGTTGATACCGCAATGTCGGCGACGTTGAGTGGATCAAGCCGGGAGTCCGGTGCGGGCCTCGGGAGCCACCGGCGCCCGGCGGGCGAGGGCGTCCTACCGCCTTGGCGATCGTGGCCCACGAGCCCCCTCATGTCAGGATCAGTCGTCCCTGGCACCTGAGCCTCACGACTACTCCGTCGGCGCGCCCCCACCGTCCCGCCCGCCGACGATGACCCCTTTAGGAGTCGTCATGCGTACTCCCCTCCGGCCCCTCTCCCGGCGTGGACTGCTCACCGGCACTCTCAGTTCGGCTGCCCTGTTCGCTACGGGCGGCAGCCTCGTCGGTTGCGGCACCAAGGGCGCGCAGCAGACCGAGGCCGGCTGCGTCAGCGAAGACCTCTCCGGCGCTGAGAAGACGCTTGCCTTCTCCAACTGGCCGCAGTACATGGACGTGGACTCCAAGGACGAGTCGAAGCGACCCAGCCTGGACGAGTTCGTGACGAGGACCGGCATCCAGGTGACCTACACCGAGGACATCAACGACAACAACGAGTTCCTCGGCAAGGTGCAGAATCAGCTGGCCGCCTGCCAGAGCACCGACCGCGACATCGTCGTGCTGAGCGACTGGATGGCGGCCCGGATGATCCGGCTCGGCTGGATCCAGAAGCTCGACCCGGCGAAGATTCCGAACGTGCAGGCCAACCTGCTTCCGTCACTGGACAACCGGTCCTTCGACACCGAGAACCGGATCTCCATCCCGTGGCAGTCCGGCCTGGCCGGGTTGGCGTACAACGGCAACGTCACCAAGGAACTGCGGACGGTCGACGAGCTGCTCACCCGCCCCGACCTCAAGGGCAGGGTGACCGCGCTCAGCGAAATGCGCGACACCATGGGTCTGCTGCTCGGGGCGGGCGGGCACGACCCTTCCAACTTTACGAGCGCGCAGTTCGACGACGCGCTCAACAAGCTGAAGAAGGCGGTCGACGCCGGACAGATCCGCAGGTTCACCGGCAACGACTACGCACCCGACCTGGCCAAGGGCGACATCGCCGCGTGCATCGGCTGGTCCGGGGACGTCATCCAACTGTCCGGTGAGGACGACAAAGTGCAGTTCGTGGCACCTGACTCCGGGGCGATGCTGTACAGCGACAACATGATGGTCCCCAACAAGGCCACCCACCGGGCGAACGCCGAGCAGCTCATCAACTACTACTACGAGCCGGTGGTCGCCGCGAAGCTCGCCGCGTACGTCAACTACATCTGCCCGGTCAAGGGTGCCCAGGCCGAGATGGAGAAGATCGACCCTGAGCTCGCGGCCAACCCGTTGATCTTCCCGGACGACGCGTTGCTGTCGAAGTCCAAGGTGTTCATGGCTCTCGACGAGAAGCAGGAGCGGGAGTACGAGGGCAAGTTCCAGCAGGTCATCGGGGCGTGAAGGGGATGACGCGCGAGACACCGGCCGGCGATCTGCGTTTGGCCAACCTCACCAGGCGGTTCGGCACCTTCACCGCGGTCGACGACCTCAGCCTGACCGTTCCACGGGGCTCCTTCTTCGCGCTGCTCGGCGCGTCCGGCTGCGGCAAGACCACCACGCTGCGGATGATCGCCGGGCTGGAGGAGCCGACCAGCGGCCAGGTGCTGCTCGGTGACCGGGACATTTCCCGGCTGCGACCGTACAAGCGGCCGGTCAACACCGTGTTCCAGAGCTACGCGCTCTTTCCGCACCTCAGCATCTTCGAGAACGTGGCCTTCGGGCTGCGACGACGCGGCATCCGCTCGGTCGACGACGCGGTCACCCGGATGCTGTCGTTGGTGCAGCTCGACGGCTTCGGCAACCGCCGCCCCGCGCAGCTCTCCGGCGGCGAACAGCAGCGTGTCGCGCTGGCCCGTGCGCTGATCAACCGACCGCAGGTGCTGCTGCTCGACGAGCCGCTCGGCGCGCTCGACCTGAAGTTGCGCCGGCAGATGCAGATCGAACTCAAGCGGATCCAAATCGAGGTGGGCATCACGTTCGTGCACGTCACGCACGACCAGGAGGAGGCCATGACGATGGCCGACACCGTCGCGGTGATGAACGCTGGCAGGATCGAGCAGCTCGGCACGCCGGCCGACATCTACGAGTTCCCCGCGACCGCGTTCGTGGCGAACTTCCTCGGCCACTCCAACCTGCTCGCCGGTGAGGCCGCCGGCACCGCCGGCGGCGAGGTCGCGGTGACGGCGCACGGCGCGCGCTTCTCGGTGCCCGCCGGCCGGGCACGGGCCGACCGCGGTCCGGTCCACCTGGGGGTACGCCCGGAGAAACTGCATCTGGTCGGCTCCGCCGACCAGGTGCCCGCCGGGCATCAGCACGTCACCGGGGTGGTCACCGACGCTTCCTACGTGGGGGTCAGCACCCAGTACCTGCTGCGCGCCGGCTGGGGCACCGAGCTGTCAGTCTTCGTGGCCAACAGCGGAGCGGCGGTGCGAACGCCGGTCGGCAGTGAAGCCGTGGCGTGCTGGGATCCGCGGCACGCGTTCCTGCTGCCCCGGGACGCCGTCAACACCGACCCGACAGCACCGGCGCTCGACGAGCCGGTGGGCGTGTTGTCGTGACCCTCCTGGCCCCCACCGGATCGGGCAACCCGCCGGCCGCACCACCGGCAGCCCGGTCCGGGCGACGCCGGCTCCTGCCGTACCTCCTGGTGTTGCCCGGCGCGGCCTGGCTGCTGATTTTCTTTGGTGTGCCGTTGGTGCAGCTCGCGGCGGCCAGCCTGTACGACCCCAGCGGCTCGCTCTCCACCGGGTACGCGATGACCTGGGCTTTCAGCAACTATCCGGACGTGTTACAGGCGTACTGGCCGCAGTTTCTGCGCTCGTTCTCCTACGCCGGCGCGGCGTTGCTGCTGGCGTTGCTGCTGGGCTACCCGCTGGCGTACGCGATCGCACAGAAGGCCGGGCGCTGGAAGAACCTGCTGCTCGTCTGCGTCGTCGCGCCGATGTTCACCAGCTTCCTGGTGCGCACGCTGGCCTGGAAGACGATCCTGTCGGACAACGGCACGCTGGTCGGCCTGCTGCGGGACGTACATCTGCTTGCCCCGGACGGCCGGTTGCTGGCCACTCCGGTCGCGGTGGTGCTCGGCCTGACGTACAACTTCCTGCCGTTTCTGGTGCTGCCGCTGTACGCGAGCCTGGAGCGGCTGGACGGCCGGCTGCTGGAGACGGCCAGTGACCTGTACGCGAGCCCGGCGCAGGCGTTTCGGCGGGTGACCCTGCCGCTGTCCAGGCCCGGCCTGGTCGCCGGCACGCTGCTGTTCTTCATTCCGGCCAGCGGTGACTACATCAACGCCGAGCTGCTCGGCACCCCGAACGAGTACATGATCGGCAACGTCATCGACTCGGCCTTCCTGGTCCGGCTGGACTATCCGCAGGGCGCTGCCCTGTCGTTCCTGCTGATGGCGGCGATCCTCGCGGTGGTCTACGGCTATCTGCGCAGCGCCGGCGCCGAGGAGGCGTTGTGAGAGCCTCCCGTTGGTTGGCGGACCGCTGGGTGATGATCGTGGCGTTGTTGGTGCTCGGCTACCTGGCGCTGCCGATCCTGGTGGTGGCCGCGCTGTCGTTCAACCGCCCGTCGAGCCGGCTGTCGTACGACTTCAACGAGTTCACCCTGGAAAACTGGCGTCAGCCGTGCGCCACCTCGGACATGTGCGACGCGGTGCTCCGTAGCGTGCAGATCGGCTTTCTCGCCACGGTGGTCGCCACCGTGCTCGGCACCCTGATGGCGTTCGCGCTGGTCCGGCATCGTTTTCGCGGCCGGTCCGGCATCAACGTGCTGATCTTCCTGCCGATGGCCACCCCGGAACTGGTGATGGGCACGTCGCTGCTGGCGCTCTTCGTGTCCGCCGGGGTGCCGCAGGGCTTCTGGACAATCGTGATCGCGCACGTGATGTTCTGCCTGTCGTTCGTGGTGGTCACCGTGAAGGCGCGGCTCGCCGGGATGGACCGGCGGCTGGAGGAGGCCGCCATGGACCTCTACGCCAGCGAGTGGCAGACCTTCCGGCGGATCACCCTGCCGCTGGTGCTGCCCGGCATCGTGGCTGCGGCGTTGCTGGCCTTCTCGCTGAGTTTCGACGACTTCATCGTCACGAACTTCAACGCCGGCACCACCGTCACGTTCCCGATGTACGTCTGGGGCGCTGCCCAGCGGGGCATCCCACCGCAGGTCAACGTCATCGGCACCGCGATGTTCGTGCTCGCGCTGCTGCTGGTCGGCCTCAACTCGCTTCGGGGGCGGCGGTCCCGCCGCGCGGCGAGCTGAGGCCTTTGCTGACGGCATCTCGACACAACCTGCGTCGAGAGGCCGTCGGCTTTTGTCGGACCCAACGAATCGACCGTGAATTAGCCCGGTACCTGCCGTTTTACAGCTCAGGTAGGCACGTGTGGCCGCACGATCGGCCCTGCCGGGCCGACCCGAGGGCTTGCCGCGGTTGTCGGTTCGTCGCGGGAGGGGGCACCCACCGATCGTCCCTGCGCTGCGAATGGCGCGGGTGATCGTCGCGACGGCGGATATTGCAGCCAGTATTTGCGACGACACTCATCGCCGTGACGATGCAACCACCGCAGAATCCTGGGCCGCACCCGCCGTCGTTCGCCCCGGGACCCCGACCGAACTGGTTCCGCCGGGCCAGCCCGGGCCGTCGAGTGGCCGTGATCCTCGGCTCGGTGGCCCTCTCGTTCCTGCTGCTCTGCTGCACCGGTGGCGCCATCATCGGCGCGCTGACCGGCGAACCGGAGTCCACCCGTACCGGCACGGCAGCCGACGAACCGCAGCAACCCATCGTGGCGGCACCCGCCGAGCCGACGGGGGACACCGACGCGCAGGTCGCGTCGCCGATCGCCGATCCATCTGCCACGCAGGTCCCGTCCGATGCGGCGCCTTCGTCCGCTGGGCCTTCGTCTGGTGTGGCGCCCTCGGCTGGTGCCGCGTCCACGTCTGGTGCGGCGCCCGCCCCGGTCGTGCGGGTGCGGACGGTCACGGAGCAGGCCGCGATCAAACATGGTGTGCGGACCGTCAAGGACTCATCGCTGGCCGAGGGCAAGCGGGTGGTCCGTACCAAGGGTGTGGACGGCGTGCGAACGCTGACCTACCAGGTGACCACCACCGACGGGGTTCAGACGGGCCGGAAGCTGGTCAAGTCCGCCGTGACGAAGCAACCGGTGACCGAGGTCGTCGCCGTCGGCACCAAGAAGCCACAGTCGTCGAATTGCGACCCGAACTACAGCGGTTGCGTCCCGATCGCCAGCGACGTCGACTGCGCGGGCGGCAGCGGCAACGGCCCCGCCTACGTCAGCGGACCCGTCAGGGTGATCGGCAACGACATCTACGACCTGGACCGCGACGGCGACGGCACAGCCTGCGACTAACCCCCCACCCCATCCCCCCGGCGATCTTGCACTTTCTGCCCCCGCTTTCCTCGCGTATCGGGCATTTCTGCGACAGAAAATGCAAGATCGCCGGGGGAGGGTGGCAGGGGTGGCGACGGGGTGGGGGCGGCTAGCACGGGGGAGGGTTGTGTGGGGGTTGTCCACAGGGGGATTTGTTTTCCACAGGTGGGTCGTGGGGGACTTCCGTGGGGTCTTGGGTCGGTCAGCCTGCTGTCATGGCAACTCAGTTGTGGCGTACCGACGCGCTGATGCGCGGACTCACCGTTCGACGGATCCGCACCCGGCTCGGTCGGGAGGAGCTGCTTCGGGTGCGTAGAGGGGTCTACGCCGACCAGCCCTGCGGTGATGATGACGAACTCCGTGCGCTGATGCTTCGCCTGCCTGAAGGGGCCATGCTGGCAAGGCAGAGCGCGGCACGTCGGCACGGTTTCGGGGTGCTGCGGGACGACCTGATCCATATCCAGTTACCCGCCGAGGTGCCGAAGCCCCGCCTGCCCGGAGTCGTCGTACACCGGAGCGTTCTATCTGTTGATCCAGTCTTCGTTGCAGGTCTGCCTTGCGTACCTGCGGCCCGCTGCGCCGTCGACCTGGCCCGCGCCGTCCGGCGGCTCGACGCCCTGCCGGTGCTCGATGCCGCACTTCGGTCGGGCGTGGTCAGCCAGGACGATTTGTTGGCGGAGGTCTCGGTCCACGGTGCCTTGCGTGGGGTCCGGCAGGCCCGGCAACTCATCTCGCTGGCCGACGGTCGGGCAGAGTGCCGGCAGGAGAGCCAACTGCGGCTGATCGTGGTCGACGGAGGGCTACCACCGCCCGAACCGCAGCTCTGGGTGAGCGACGGCGACGGCCACCCGCTCTACCGGCTTGATCTGGGTTATCGCGAGCGTCGGGTTGGCATCGAGTACGACGGACTGTCGCACCTGGACCGCAGTCGGCTTCGGTACGACCGGGAGCGGATCAACTGGCTGGATGCTGCTGGCTGGCGCATGCGCTACTTCACCGACCGCGACCTCTACCGTCGCCCCCAACACATCAGAGCCACCATCCGCGCAGCCCTGTCCTAACCCACCCCGCCCCACCCCGCCCCACCCCACCCAAGGTCCCGGCGATCTTGCACTTTCTGCCCGGACCATTTCCGCATTCGGGACATTTGAGCGACCCAAAGTGCAAGATCGGCGGGCCCGGGCGGGGTGGGGTGGGGGAGGGGTGGGGGAGTTTGGGATTGGCGTGACGCGGGTCACCTGCGGTCGTCGGCGGCGTAGTCGTTGGGGATGGATGGTGCAGAACGCGTGGGGTGGGGACGAAACCGGCAGGGGCCTGGGTTGGGGTGGTTTGTCCGCTGGGCGGTGCCGTGGAGGATGGCTACGGCGAGTGCTTACAGAACCCTTAACCCGGGCCTGCGACGGTATGCCGGGCAAGCCGAACTCGGGGGAGCGGACACGTGCGGGTGTTGGTGGCGGACGACGAGCGATTGTTGGCGGACACGGTGGCCGAAGGGCTGCGACGCCTTTCGATGGCCGTCGACGTCTGCTACGACGGCGACGGTGCGCTGGAGCGGATCGGAGTGAACCGGTACGACGTCGCGGTGCTGGACCGGGACATGCCGGGGCACACCGGTGACGAGGTGTGCCGCAGCATCGCCGACTCACAGGCTGGCACCCGGGTGCTGCTGCTCACCGCGGCGGCCGGCATCCGGGACCGGGTGGAGGGGCTCGGTCTCGGCGCGGACGACTACCTGACCAAACCGTTCGCCTTCGCCGAGTTGGTCGCCCGGGTGCAGGCTCTCGGTCGACGGTCCACCCCGGCGTTGCCACCGGTGCTCGCCCAGGAGGGCCTGGTCCTGGACGTGGGCCGGCACGTCGCCACCCGGGACGGCCGCCCGCTGGCGCTGAGCCCGAAGGAGTTCGCCGTGCTGCACGTGCTGCTGCGGGCGGACGGGCAGGTGGTCAGCGCTGAGGAGTTGCTGGAGCAGGCCTGGGACGAGTTCGCCGACCCGTTCACCAACGCCGTCCGGGTCACCATGATGACGTTGCGGAAGAAGCTCGGTGATCCCGCGGTCATCCACACCGTTCCGAAGGCCGGCTACCGCATCGGCGGC encodes:
- a CDS encoding WhiB family transcriptional regulator: MDGQLEVADLLGNAPEWQERALCSQTDPEAFFPEKGGSTREAKRICSRCEVKTECLEYALGHDERFGIWGGLSERERRKLKRRAA
- a CDS encoding metallopeptidase family protein, which gives rise to MTSPEHRRPGPGRRAHRDRHGRGLRGRLVPATVPLARTKAEVFDDLVLDTVETLERRFAKELAGVEFAVEDVPPDLNVYDSDVLEDGEVPLARLLPGRPGRQEVPPRIVLYRRPLEFRAMDREDLADLVHDVIIEQVANLLGVDPDELA
- a CDS encoding DUF3499 domain-containing protein, with product MRSPRRCSRNGCPRQAVATLTYVYNESTAVVGPLAAFAEPHTYDLCEPHARSLTAPRGWDVVRHEGEFEPPPPTTDDLVALAEAVREAARPAPRPPDPDQGHHENPHQTGRRGHLRVIPPNH
- a CDS encoding polyamine ABC transporter substrate-binding protein is translated as MRTPLRPLSRRGLLTGTLSSAALFATGGSLVGCGTKGAQQTEAGCVSEDLSGAEKTLAFSNWPQYMDVDSKDESKRPSLDEFVTRTGIQVTYTEDINDNNEFLGKVQNQLAACQSTDRDIVVLSDWMAARMIRLGWIQKLDPAKIPNVQANLLPSLDNRSFDTENRISIPWQSGLAGLAYNGNVTKELRTVDELLTRPDLKGRVTALSEMRDTMGLLLGAGGHDPSNFTSAQFDDALNKLKKAVDAGQIRRFTGNDYAPDLAKGDIAACIGWSGDVIQLSGEDDKVQFVAPDSGAMLYSDNMMVPNKATHRANAEQLINYYYEPVVAAKLAAYVNYICPVKGAQAEMEKIDPELAANPLIFPDDALLSKSKVFMALDEKQEREYEGKFQQVIGA
- a CDS encoding ABC transporter ATP-binding protein, with the translated sequence MTRETPAGDLRLANLTRRFGTFTAVDDLSLTVPRGSFFALLGASGCGKTTTLRMIAGLEEPTSGQVLLGDRDISRLRPYKRPVNTVFQSYALFPHLSIFENVAFGLRRRGIRSVDDAVTRMLSLVQLDGFGNRRPAQLSGGEQQRVALARALINRPQVLLLDEPLGALDLKLRRQMQIELKRIQIEVGITFVHVTHDQEEAMTMADTVAVMNAGRIEQLGTPADIYEFPATAFVANFLGHSNLLAGEAAGTAGGEVAVTAHGARFSVPAGRARADRGPVHLGVRPEKLHLVGSADQVPAGHQHVTGVVTDASYVGVSTQYLLRAGWGTELSVFVANSGAAVRTPVGSEAVACWDPRHAFLLPRDAVNTDPTAPALDEPVGVLS
- a CDS encoding ABC transporter permease, translating into MTLLAPTGSGNPPAAPPAARSGRRRLLPYLLVLPGAAWLLIFFGVPLVQLAAASLYDPSGSLSTGYAMTWAFSNYPDVLQAYWPQFLRSFSYAGAALLLALLLGYPLAYAIAQKAGRWKNLLLVCVVAPMFTSFLVRTLAWKTILSDNGTLVGLLRDVHLLAPDGRLLATPVAVVLGLTYNFLPFLVLPLYASLERLDGRLLETASDLYASPAQAFRRVTLPLSRPGLVAGTLLFFIPASGDYINAELLGTPNEYMIGNVIDSAFLVRLDYPQGAALSFLLMAAILAVVYGYLRSAGAEEAL
- a CDS encoding ABC transporter permease, giving the protein MRASRWLADRWVMIVALLVLGYLALPILVVAALSFNRPSSRLSYDFNEFTLENWRQPCATSDMCDAVLRSVQIGFLATVVATVLGTLMAFALVRHRFRGRSGINVLIFLPMATPELVMGTSLLALFVSAGVPQGFWTIVIAHVMFCLSFVVVTVKARLAGMDRRLEEAAMDLYASEWQTFRRITLPLVLPGIVAAALLAFSLSFDDFIVTNFNAGTTVTFPMYVWGAAQRGIPPQVNVIGTAMFVLALLLVGLNSLRGRRSRRAAS
- a CDS encoding G5 domain-containing protein; this translates as MQPPQNPGPHPPSFAPGPRPNWFRRASPGRRVAVILGSVALSFLLLCCTGGAIIGALTGEPESTRTGTAADEPQQPIVAAPAEPTGDTDAQVASPIADPSATQVPSDAAPSSAGPSSGVAPSAGAASTSGAAPAPVVRVRTVTEQAAIKHGVRTVKDSSLAEGKRVVRTKGVDGVRTLTYQVTTTDGVQTGRKLVKSAVTKQPVTEVVAVGTKKPQSSNCDPNYSGCVPIASDVDCAGGSGNGPAYVSGPVRVIGNDIYDLDRDGDGTACD
- a CDS encoding DUF559 domain-containing protein yields the protein MATQLWRTDALMRGLTVRRIRTRLGREELLRVRRGVYADQPCGDDDELRALMLRLPEGAMLARQSAARRHGFGVLRDDLIHIQLPAEVPKPRLPGVVVHRSVLSVDPVFVAGLPCVPAARCAVDLARAVRRLDALPVLDAALRSGVVSQDDLLAEVSVHGALRGVRQARQLISLADGRAECRQESQLRLIVVDGGLPPPEPQLWVSDGDGHPLYRLDLGYRERRVGIEYDGLSHLDRSRLRYDRERINWLDAAGWRMRYFTDRDLYRRPQHIRATIRAALS
- a CDS encoding response regulator transcription factor codes for the protein MRVLVADDERLLADTVAEGLRRLSMAVDVCYDGDGALERIGVNRYDVAVLDRDMPGHTGDEVCRSIADSQAGTRVLLLTAAAGIRDRVEGLGLGADDYLTKPFAFAELVARVQALGRRSTPALPPVLAQEGLVLDVGRHVATRDGRPLALSPKEFAVLHVLLRADGQVVSAEELLEQAWDEFADPFTNAVRVTMMTLRKKLGDPAVIHTVPKAGYRIGGTA